From a region of the Xyrauchen texanus isolate HMW12.3.18 chromosome 47, RBS_HiC_50CHRs, whole genome shotgun sequence genome:
- the LOC127639195 gene encoding uncharacterized protein LOC127639195 — protein sequence MDMPVILLLTLLSGECVTGFTGNVALGLNAVQSSTFEHFTTAEKATDGNKESDYKNLSCSHTGIERNPWWRVDLKHVYNVTNVTITNRGDCCVERIDGAEIRVGNSLNNNGNNNQLVEVISSIPLGATKTFTFMPTSGQYVNIHLPGDAKILTLCEVEVFAETEGAVSTRNVALGLNAVQSSTLESFATAEKATDGNKESDYKKLSCSHTGVERNPWWRVDLMHVFKVTRVNITNRDCCVGQIDGAEIRVGNSLNNNGNNNQLAAVILSMPTGATKTFVFTPISGRYVNIYLPGDFKGLTLCEVEVFAAETEVFTSEIKEGTLRTWCV from the exons ATGGACATGCCAGTGATTTTGTTGCTCACACTTTTGTCTGGGGAGTGTGTCACTGGTTTCACAG GGAATGTTGCTCTCGGACTCAACGCTGTCCAGTCATCCACATTTGAGCACTTTACAACAGCCGAAAAGGCTACAGATGGTAACAAAGAATCAGACTACAAGAATTTATCATGCAGTCACACTGGAATTGAGAGAAATCCCTGGTGGAGAGTGGATTTGAAGCATGTCTACAATGTGACCAATGTTACCATCACTAATCGTGGGGACTGTTGTGTGGAGCGAATAGATGGTGCTGAGATCCGTGTTGGCAACAGCCTGAATAACAACGGCAACAATAATCAGCT GGTTGAAGTAATTTCAAGCATCCCATTGGGAGCCACAaaaacgtttacatttatgcctaCTAGTGGCCAATATGTCAACATTCATCTACCGGGGGATGCTAAAATTCTCACTTTGTGTGAGGTTGAAGTATTTGCAG agACTGAAGGCGCAGTGTCCACCA GGAATGTTGCTCTCGGACTCAACGCTGTCCAGTCATCCACATTGGAGTCATTTGCAACAGCCGAAAAGGCTACAGATGGTAACAAAGAATCAGACTACAAGAAGTTATCATGCAGTCACACTGGAGTTGAGAGAAATCCCTGGTGGAGAGTGGACTTGATGCATGTCTTCAAAGTAACCCGTGTTAACATCACTAATCGGGACTGTTGTGTGGGGCAGATAGATGGTGCTGAGATCCGTGTTGGCAACAGCCTGAATAACAACGGCAACAATAATCAGCT GGCGGCAGTCATTTTGAGCATGCCAACGGGAgccacaaaaacatttgtgtttaCACCTATTAGTGGCCGATATGTCAACATTTATCTTCCTGGGGACTTTAAAGGTCTGACTTTGTGTGAGGTTGAAGTATTTGCAGCTGAGACAGAAGTATTTACTAGTGAGATAAAAGAAGGAACACTGAGAACGTGGTGTGTGTAA